GGTTCAGATGAAACGCTATATGGCAACCCATATGCCATTACTGCATCAAACTTTATATCCCACATGGTTCAGATGAAACCCATTGCATTTTTGGGTCTCTGTATCTCTTCAATGTTCTTTATATCCCACATGGTTCAGATGAAACGTAGAGAGGCGATGAAGGTATTTGTGAACACAGTGCCTTTATATCCCACATGGTTCAGATGAAACGTATTCGCTAGACAATGACAACCCAACAAATTATGAACTTTATATCCCACATGGTTCAGATGAAACTACAGAAGATGAGAAATGAAATATGGAGAATGCTCCCTTTATATCCCACATGGTTCAGATGAAACGCAGATGAGGTTACTGATTGTTACCCACAAACCTATGCTTTATATCCCACATGGTTCAGATGAAACATATGTAACCCCATTGTAATCAATGTTTTTTACGTACTTTATATCCCTGAACTTGCTACAATTTAGTAGACAAAAAGATAAGGCAACTATAAAAATAAGTAGAAAGGAGAATTACGATGATTAAAAGAAGAGTTTACACAAAAGAATTTAAGATTGAAGCAGTAGAACTTACTTTAGATTCTACAAAGACAGTAAAAGAGATTTCAGAAGATTTAGGGGTTCCTTACCATTTATTATGCAAATGGAGGAGCAAGTACTTACAGGAAGGCACAAATAGTTTTCCAGGNNNNNNNNNNNNNNNNNNNNNNNNNNNNNNNNNNNNNNNNNNNNNNNNNNNNNNNNNNNNNNNNNNNNNNNNNNNNNNNNNNNNNNNNNNNNNNNNNNNNNNNNNNNNNNNNNNNNNNNNNNNNNNNNNNNN
This sequence is a window from Thermodesulfovibrio thiophilus DSM 17215. Protein-coding genes within it:
- a CDS encoding transposase — its product is MIKRRVYTKEFKIEAVELTLDSTKTVKEISEDLGVPYHLLCKWRSKYLQEGTNSFPG